The Romeriopsis navalis LEGE 11480 genome has a window encoding:
- a CDS encoding O-acetylhomoserine aminocarboxypropyltransferase/cysteine synthase family protein, whose product MTANYGLETQCLHAGQTPDPTTMARAVPIYRTTAYTFRDTEHAANLFALKELGNIYTRLMNPTHDVLEKRVAEMEGGVGALALASGTSAIFYSVINICQNGDEIVSAANLYGGTYTMFKDILPTFGIKTNLVDAMDLDSVRKAINDKTKLVYCETVGNPGLDVADLEELANIAHENGIPLIVDSTFTTSYLVRPIEHGADIVIHSLTKWMGGHGNGIGGIVVDSGKFDWTSGKFPLMSEPDPSYHGLRFAHDLGPLTPLAYILRMRLGPLRNLGACMSPDNAWQFLQGIETLHLRMQRHSENALAVAKFLSKHPKVEWVRHPALKGDKSYDMAQKYLKKGAGAMVVFGIKGGADAGKAFIEKLGLFSHLANVGDAKSLAIHPATTTHSQLSAEDQIAAGVAPELIRMSIGIEHIDDIIADLKQALG is encoded by the coding sequence ATGACTGCAAACTATGGTCTAGAGACGCAATGTCTGCATGCGGGGCAAACACCAGACCCCACCACAATGGCGCGAGCTGTGCCGATTTATCGCACCACAGCCTATACGTTTCGTGATACCGAGCACGCTGCCAATTTATTTGCGCTGAAGGAACTGGGCAATATCTATACCCGCCTGATGAACCCGACCCATGATGTGTTGGAGAAGCGGGTGGCGGAAATGGAAGGTGGCGTCGGTGCGTTGGCGTTGGCCTCCGGTACCAGTGCAATTTTCTATAGCGTGATTAATATTTGCCAAAACGGCGATGAAATCGTCTCAGCGGCAAACCTGTACGGCGGCACCTACACGATGTTTAAGGACATCCTGCCGACGTTTGGGATTAAAACAAACCTCGTCGATGCAATGGATCTCGACAGTGTGCGTAAGGCGATTAACGACAAAACGAAGTTAGTCTACTGCGAGACGGTTGGTAATCCTGGCCTAGATGTGGCGGATCTCGAAGAGTTGGCCAATATTGCCCATGAAAATGGGATTCCGTTGATCGTCGATAGTACGTTCACAACCTCCTATCTGGTCCGTCCGATCGAGCACGGCGCAGATATCGTGATTCACTCCCTGACCAAATGGATGGGCGGACATGGTAATGGCATTGGCGGCATTGTCGTTGATTCCGGGAAGTTTGATTGGACGTCGGGTAAGTTCCCGCTGATGAGTGAACCGGACCCCAGCTACCACGGTCTACGCTTTGCCCATGACTTGGGGCCGTTGACGCCTTTGGCTTATATCCTCAGAATGCGCCTAGGACCGCTGCGTAATTTGGGTGCTTGTATGTCCCCAGATAATGCTTGGCAGTTCCTCCAGGGGATTGAAACCCTGCACCTGCGGATGCAGCGCCACTCGGAGAACGCCCTCGCGGTGGCCAAATTCCTGTCCAAGCATCCCAAAGTCGAATGGGTGCGTCACCCCGCCTTGAAGGGTGACAAGTCCTATGACATGGCACAGAAGTACCTGAAGAAGGGTGCTGGTGCCATGGTTGTGTTTGGGATCAAAGGCGGCGCGGATGCGGGTAAGGCCTTCATCGAGAAGCTGGGTCTATTCTCCCACTTAGCCAACGTTGGTGATGCCAAGAGCTTGGCAATTCATCCAGCGACGACAACTCACTCCCAACTATCAGCGGAAGACCAGATTGCCGCTGGGGTAGCCCCCGAGTTGATTCGGATGTCGATCGGGATCGAGCATATCGATGACATCATCGCGGATCTGAAGCAGGCGCTAGGATAG
- the metX gene encoding homoserine O-acetyltransferase MetX, with translation MTIGPVQTQFLQIPTPFHLESGEVLNDVTIAYETYGILNADASNAILVFHALTGSHHAAGINTAVSGVEPLWTKECIQGWWDDFIGPGKAIDTDQHFVICANYLGSCYGSTGPRSINPKTGKAYGSSFPQISAFDVIRSQKHLLRHFKIDCLRAVVGGSLGGMMAMMMAIRCPEMVKTVIPLATGVETTALQRILNFEQIVAIRNDPNFLNGDYYEHEPPREGLALARMIAHKTFVSLKVMEGRARQEIITDERIGQFYSLSHPIESYMLYQGCKFAERFDANSYLRIMALWQHYSLGQIGPDLFRACKDQKYLIFSIDSDVCFYPEEQRSIVQALEASKIDVKYITVHSDKGHDSFLLEPELYAPYIHFVLNSEN, from the coding sequence ATGACTATTGGTCCGGTTCAGACGCAGTTTCTCCAAATCCCCACGCCGTTTCATTTAGAGTCTGGTGAAGTTCTCAATGATGTGACGATCGCCTACGAAACCTATGGAATACTCAATGCTGATGCGAGCAATGCAATATTAGTATTTCATGCCTTAACAGGGAGCCATCATGCGGCAGGGATTAATACCGCCGTCTCGGGGGTTGAACCGCTTTGGACAAAAGAATGCATTCAGGGCTGGTGGGATGATTTTATTGGTCCAGGCAAAGCGATCGATACCGACCAACATTTTGTAATTTGTGCAAATTATCTCGGCAGTTGCTATGGTTCAACCGGACCGCGATCGATCAATCCAAAAACCGGAAAAGCCTATGGCAGCAGCTTTCCTCAGATTAGTGCCTTCGATGTAATTCGCAGCCAGAAGCATTTATTACGGCATTTTAAAATTGATTGCTTACGCGCCGTTGTCGGCGGTTCCCTCGGGGGGATGATGGCCATGATGATGGCCATTCGCTGCCCCGAAATGGTCAAAACCGTCATTCCATTAGCCACAGGTGTCGAAACTACCGCGCTCCAACGTATACTCAACTTCGAGCAAATTGTGGCCATTCGCAATGACCCTAACTTTTTGAATGGGGACTACTACGAACATGAACCACCAAGGGAAGGACTCGCACTGGCGCGGATGATTGCCCACAAAACCTTTGTGTCCCTGAAAGTGATGGAAGGCCGGGCGCGACAGGAAATTATCACCGATGAACGGATTGGACAGTTTTATTCGCTCTCCCATCCGATCGAATCCTACATGCTTTACCAAGGCTGTAAATTTGCCGAGCGGTTTGATGCCAATAGTTATCTGCGGATTATGGCGCTATGGCAACACTATAGTCTGGGGCAAATCGGCCCCGACTTATTTCGGGCCTGTAAAGATCAAAAATATTTAATTTTTAGTATTGATTCCGACGTCTGCTTTTACCCGGAAGAACAACGATCGATTGTCCAGGCATTAGAAGCCAGCAAGATCGATGTCAAATACATTACCGTCCACTCTGATAAAGGCCATGACTCGTTTCTACTAGAACCCGAGTTATATGCGCCATACATTCACTTTGTCTTAAATAGCGAAAACTAG
- a CDS encoding HEAT repeat domain-containing protein, with protein MQLSLDQIAQKLDSENVKERKLALVALRDVAAEQAVPLIKKVIHDPDQQVRSMAVYALGVKPMDECLDLLVSILVNEADYGVRADAAGALGNLEDRRAFEPLVRAFNEDGDWLVRFSAAVALGNLRDPRAQETLLSALQSKEVVIQQAAIAALGEIGAIGAVDQILNFVQSEDWLMRQRLATALGCLATAKSRSALRYLAKDNNNNVAEAARRSLAQLDQSNTFDQPSP; from the coding sequence ATGCAACTTAGCCTCGATCAAATTGCCCAGAAACTCGATAGCGAAAACGTCAAGGAGCGGAAATTGGCGTTGGTCGCACTCCGGGATGTGGCCGCCGAGCAAGCTGTACCCCTGATTAAGAAGGTCATTCATGATCCAGATCAGCAAGTTCGATCCATGGCAGTTTATGCCTTGGGTGTAAAGCCGATGGATGAATGTTTGGACTTATTAGTCAGTATTCTGGTCAACGAAGCCGACTACGGCGTCAGAGCTGATGCGGCGGGCGCACTGGGAAATTTAGAAGACCGGCGGGCATTTGAACCGTTGGTTCGCGCGTTCAATGAAGATGGCGATTGGCTCGTACGCTTTAGTGCGGCAGTGGCATTGGGAAATTTACGTGATCCCAGAGCACAAGAAACTTTGCTGTCCGCCCTTCAGAGCAAAGAAGTCGTGATTCAGCAGGCGGCGATCGCTGCCTTAGGTGAGATCGGGGCGATCGGGGCAGTTGATCAGATTTTAAATTTTGTTCAGTCAGAAGATTGGCTAATGCGACAGCGTTTGGCCACTGCGTTGGGTTGCCTAGCAACAGCCAAAAGTCGATCGGCTTTGCGGTATTTAGCGAAGGACAATAACAATAATGTCGCCGAAGCGGCGCGGCGATCATTGGCGCAATTAGATCAATCTAATACGTTCGATCAACCCAGTCCTTAA
- a CDS encoding GAF domain-containing protein — protein MQFDPNARAPQPSSEVSRISTILQRLNQNMQRDDLVQKTTDQLRNLLQVDRVVLYYFYKQWNGQVTFESLSDPQYSIYGSSGPDECFVDAYAEMYLAGRVRAIENIETAEIHDCHRDFLRDLQVQANLVVPILTSKRLWGLLVAHHCDSPRSWLDTDIHQMQTAAKTLAAADSIRQER, from the coding sequence ATGCAATTTGACCCCAATGCTCGCGCACCTCAGCCATCCTCAGAAGTTAGTCGGATCAGCACGATTCTGCAACGTCTAAATCAAAATATGCAGCGGGATGATCTAGTCCAAAAAACAACGGATCAACTCAGAAATTTGCTGCAAGTCGATCGTGTTGTCCTTTACTACTTCTACAAACAGTGGAACGGCCAAGTTACTTTTGAATCTTTAAGCGATCCACAATATTCAATCTACGGCTCCAGTGGCCCAGATGAATGCTTTGTAGATGCCTATGCCGAAATGTATCTAGCCGGACGCGTCCGGGCAATCGAAAACATCGAAACAGCAGAGATTCACGACTGTCATCGCGACTTTTTGCGCGACCTCCAAGTCCAAGCCAATCTCGTTGTCCCAATTCTCACCAGCAAAAGACTCTGGGGATTACTTGTAGCGCACCACTGTGACAGCCCACGATCGTGGTTAGACACCGATATTCACCAGATGCAAACCGCCGCGAAAACGCTTGCCGCGGCTGATTCGATCAGACAGGAGCGGTAG
- a CDS encoding PPC domain-containing DNA-binding protein gives MDIRGAIATSAIRLAPGTDLRRELQAIAQQKRIGAAILLGAVGSLSQVCLRFADAAVHTKLPGKHEILTLSGTVAEAGIHVHMTVADAQGNCKGGHLVEGCEVYTTVELVLALLPAVRFQREFDASTGFKELLIAPDSEFL, from the coding sequence ATGGATATACGCGGAGCAATTGCAACGTCGGCAATCAGATTGGCTCCGGGGACAGACTTGCGTCGCGAATTGCAGGCGATCGCGCAACAAAAACGTATTGGTGCGGCAATCCTACTGGGTGCTGTCGGCAGTCTATCGCAAGTGTGCTTGCGGTTCGCGGATGCCGCAGTGCATACAAAATTACCTGGAAAGCATGAAATATTGACCTTATCTGGGACAGTCGCCGAAGCTGGAATTCATGTTCATATGACAGTGGCTGATGCTCAGGGGAATTGTAAAGGTGGCCATCTCGTTGAAGGGTGCGAAGTGTATACGACTGTCGAATTGGTGCTAGCGCTACTGCCAGCGGTGCGTTTCCAGCGCGAATTTGATGCGTCTACAGGGTTCAAAGAGTTATTGATCGCGCCGGATTCAGAATTTCTCTAG
- a CDS encoding bifunctional diguanylate cyclase/phosphodiesterase, with the protein MRSTAPSSFYDIFGQLITTGFAAVAESEIYAAVAKYLPFLMPVDRLAIAQIDATGATFELLDLLGGQNDLSSSYHYPTETPTLIKHCTETRQSLRLSVHADSPYEDVVELSQIGMRQVLVVPLHSPEQLLGSLYVATRQNDGYGQSELSLLEQIAALIVSNIERLAIEAQTQITLDRHRRYAERLEVLNETGRRLSTTTNEESAFHIVAETIEHVLESDRVSYVIPNPDGLSCQIFALTGNDIIPKAHQFPLPGSGIAAVLEQARPIAFPDLTDSTYQEHAILAAQGLRMGWSVPIHVGGKIVGILNAATAISWPFPDDALTLLSALGRFMSTTIERIQAQHNVAVTLRQLEYRVTHDQLTNLPNRRWFDRTLDQEIQQHRQYQRRLAVLFIDLDQFKEINDSLGHSIGDQLLCTVADRLREQLATQGVVARLGGDEFVVLLQDIPNLESVLTLSQRLLDFLQAPFYVSHHHVQIGGSIGISLFPDHGQTADELMKHADIAMYAAKAESRQKFKLYAPAMSEQLQLRLELERELQQAIANDELFLMFQPQIELQSGRIYAIEALVRWMHPQRGLIPPNVFIPIAETSQLISDISGWVLEASLQTLAALRRKYPDLYVSVNISAPDLLTPDRLHQQIQRLLHQYNLPGNALELELTESIFIEHPARVSATLESWQQQGIRLAIDDFGTGFSSLSYLLDLPLDTLKIDRTFVKNVHTNGRTKGIVETILSLSKNLAVTCVAEGVEELAQLNCLSELGCYAVQGFFLASPMVEHQLMEFLAEYDADSIAHHSISQPLS; encoded by the coding sequence ATGCGATCAACTGCCCCATCTAGTTTCTACGATATTTTCGGTCAACTCATCACGACTGGGTTCGCCGCCGTTGCAGAGTCAGAGATTTATGCCGCAGTTGCCAAGTATTTACCATTCCTCATGCCAGTCGATCGACTAGCCATAGCACAGATCGATGCGACCGGAGCAACTTTCGAATTACTGGACTTATTAGGGGGGCAAAACGACCTGTCATCGAGTTATCATTATCCCACTGAGACCCCAACCTTAATCAAGCATTGCACTGAAACTCGACAATCACTACGGCTATCCGTTCATGCTGATAGTCCATACGAAGATGTGGTTGAATTATCCCAGATTGGGATGCGACAAGTGTTAGTGGTTCCATTACATAGTCCCGAGCAGCTTCTGGGAAGCCTGTACGTTGCAACTCGGCAAAACGATGGCTATGGTCAGTCCGAACTCAGCTTGCTTGAACAGATTGCGGCGCTCATTGTGTCAAACATCGAGCGTCTGGCGATTGAGGCCCAAACGCAAATCACGCTGGACCGGCATCGTCGCTACGCTGAACGGCTGGAAGTTCTCAATGAGACGGGTCGACGATTATCGACTACGACCAACGAAGAAAGTGCATTTCATATTGTAGCAGAGACGATCGAGCATGTCCTAGAATCCGATCGAGTCAGTTACGTCATTCCCAATCCGGATGGCTTATCCTGCCAGATTTTTGCTTTAACGGGCAACGACATTATTCCCAAAGCACATCAGTTTCCACTACCCGGATCGGGAATTGCCGCAGTACTTGAACAAGCACGCCCGATAGCATTCCCCGACCTTACCGATTCTACCTATCAAGAACATGCCATACTTGCCGCTCAAGGATTGCGGATGGGATGGTCAGTGCCGATTCATGTGGGTGGCAAAATTGTTGGCATTCTGAATGCCGCGACAGCTATAAGTTGGCCATTTCCGGACGATGCCTTAACACTGCTAAGTGCGTTAGGTCGGTTTATGAGCACAACGATCGAGCGTATTCAAGCACAACATAATGTAGCAGTCACATTGCGCCAGCTAGAGTATCGTGTGACGCATGATCAGCTCACCAACCTACCGAACCGTCGTTGGTTTGACCGCACGCTAGACCAAGAAATTCAGCAACATCGACAATATCAACGTCGGCTTGCAGTGCTATTTATTGACCTCGATCAATTTAAAGAAATTAACGATAGCCTGGGGCATAGCATTGGCGATCAACTTCTCTGTACCGTCGCCGATCGTTTACGAGAGCAATTAGCCACTCAAGGAGTCGTTGCGCGGCTGGGAGGAGATGAGTTTGTGGTGTTGCTACAAGACATCCCCAATCTTGAATCGGTCTTGACGTTGAGTCAGCGCTTGTTAGATTTTTTGCAAGCCCCCTTTTATGTATCGCATCATCACGTTCAAATTGGTGGGAGCATAGGAATTAGCTTGTTTCCAGACCATGGACAAACAGCCGATGAATTGATGAAACATGCCGATATTGCCATGTATGCCGCGAAAGCGGAGAGCCGGCAAAAGTTCAAGTTATATGCACCGGCAATGTCCGAGCAGTTGCAGTTGCGCTTAGAGCTAGAGCGAGAACTCCAGCAGGCGATCGCCAACGATGAACTGTTCTTGATGTTCCAACCACAAATTGAACTGCAATCGGGTCGCATCTATGCAATCGAGGCACTAGTGCGTTGGATGCACCCACAGCGCGGGCTGATACCACCGAATGTATTTATTCCGATCGCCGAAACCTCGCAATTAATCAGTGACATTTCGGGTTGGGTACTTGAAGCCAGCCTTCAGACCTTAGCCGCCTTACGACGAAAGTATCCCGACCTCTACGTCTCAGTCAATATTTCGGCACCGGATTTATTAACGCCCGATCGTTTACACCAACAAATTCAAAGGTTGTTACATCAGTATAATTTGCCAGGCAATGCATTGGAGTTGGAGCTAACTGAAAGTATCTTTATCGAACATCCGGCGAGGGTTAGTGCAACTTTAGAGTCATGGCAGCAACAAGGTATTCGACTAGCGATCGATGACTTTGGCACCGGCTTTTCGTCTCTGAGTTACCTGCTAGATTTACCGCTGGACACCTTAAAAATTGATCGAACTTTTGTCAAAAACGTTCATACAAATGGCCGCACCAAGGGAATTGTCGAAACCATTTTATCCCTGAGTAAAAATTTAGCAGTCACCTGTGTCGCTGAAGGAGTAGAAGAGTTAGCGCAGCTCAATTGCCTATCGGAACTAGGCTGCTATGCTGTCCAAGGGTTTTTCCTTGCAAGCCCCATGGTGGAACATCAGTTGATGGAATTTTTAGCAGAATACGACGCCGACTCGATTGCGCATCACTCCATTTCCCAGCCATTATCGTAA